Proteins encoded together in one Equus asinus isolate D_3611 breed Donkey chromosome 12, EquAss-T2T_v2, whole genome shotgun sequence window:
- the LOC123283956 gene encoding LOW QUALITY PROTEIN: large ribosomal subunit protein uL15m-like (The sequence of the model RefSeq protein was modified relative to this genomic sequence to represent the inferred CDS: deleted 1 base in 1 codon), which produces MNQYLSPCIKRRHCLLRIADCSVCSARLLWRKRTPDVQARAQATISQTMKTSAANLPKKKKKAEQHRHVNLLKLPKPLPESRALARSRHCDRGGAAAVKQRPRPRGSRARDLLRTLPRVSLANLKPNPGSRKLERRPRGRRRGRRCGRGDDKGERQRGTRPRLGFEGGQTPFYIRIPKYGFNEGHSFRRQYQPLSLNRLQYLIDLGRVDPTQPIDLTQLVNGRGVTIQPYKRDYGVQLVEEGADTFKAKVQLASERAIAAIEESGGVVTTAFCDPRSLEILCKPVPFFLRGQPIPKRMLPPEALVPYYTDAKNRGDLADPAKFPEARLELAQKYGYILPDVTKDELFKVLTTRKDPRQIFFGLAPGRVVNMADKKILKPTEENVLKYYSS; this is translated from the exons ATGAACCAGTATCTCTCTCCATGTATTAAG AGAAGACACTGCCTCTTGAGGATCGCAGACTGCAGCGTTTGCAGTGCGCGTTTGCTGTGGCGGAAGAGAACACCGGACGTTCAAGCCCGGGCTCAAGCCACGATCTCTCAAACCATGAAGACATCTGCAgcgaatttaccaaaaaaaaaaaaaaaggcagagcaaCACCGACATGTCAATCTTCTAAAGCTTCCGAAGCCGCTGCCGGAGTCCAGGGCGCTGGCGCGCTCGCGGCATTGCGACAGGGGCGGGGCCGCAGCCGTAAAGCAGCGTCCCAGACCACGTGGGTCCAGGGCTCGGGACCTGCTCCGGACCCTGCCCCGGGTTAGCCTGGCCAACTTAAAGCCGAATCCGGGCTCCAGGAAACTG gAAAGACGACCGAGGGGGCGGAGAAGAGGTAGAAGATGTGGCAGAGGCGAC GATAAAGGAGAACGACAGAGAGGAACCCGGCCCCGACTGGGCTTTGAGGGAGGCCAGACTCCATTTTACATACGAATCCCAAAATACGGGTTTAATGAAGGACATAG CTTCAGACGCCAGTATCAGCCTTTGAGTCTCAACAGGCTGCAGTATCTTATTGATTTGGGTCGAGTTGATCCTACTCAGCCTATTGACTTAACCCAGCTTGTCAATGGGAGAGGTGTGACCATCCAGCCATATAAAAGGGATTATGGTGTCCAGCTGGTAGAGGAG GGTGCTGATACCTTTAAGGCGAAAGTACAGTTGGCTTCGGAACGAGCCATTGCTGCAATCGAAGAGAGTGGTGGTGTCGTTACTACAGCCTTCTGTGATCCCAGAAGTCTGG aaattctCTGCAAACCTGTTCCATTCTTTCTGCGTGGACAACCCATTCCAAAACGAATGCTTCCACCTGAAGCACTGGTGCCATATTATACTGATGCAAAGAATCGTGGTGACCTGGCGGATCCGGCCAAATTTCCTGAAGCAAGACTTGAACTCGCCCAGAAGTATGGTTATATTTTACCTGACGTTACTAAAGATGAACTCTTCAAAGTGCTTACTACTCGAAAGGACCCAAGGCAGATTTTCTTTGGTCTTGCTCCTGGACGGGTGGTGAATATGGCAGATAAGAAAATCCTGAAACCTACAGAGGAGAATGTCCTCAAGTATTACAGCTCATGA